A region from the Spirochaetia bacterium 38H-sp genome encodes:
- a CDS encoding CapA family protein, with the protein MKQTIFLSFCVFYLLACCSAYKQDDADFATVNDVPIPQEIAKWVMAEEAYQGEIPDEKGLWKPIREILYAVPVSFTEGITANFTEEEAWKLAIPIEELTAPYVAARVEGKLPGEEDYKLKKLLWIGLKRNKEEYNPIAEKWFKKLGFETLRVVWLGFTGDISPSGEMGRLFDSDGGITKVLDGLAYSLAEFDFLAGNLEGAVTQSKKAYPKKYTFSVSEETLSGLSALGFDWLSISNNHSWDFYAEGFIETLEALRKYAIDTSGAGKNIKDAKRWAEYTLGNSKIRIIGVSAYLRENSGFDGKTLTMAGESKAGVIWTDSEAIEDAISPREGLDIVFIHGGLEYTDKPRSDWVKLYRSIIDRGADIVIASHPHVIQGAEAYNGGYIFYSLGNFLFPDDVDDIRAFMGFILKLGIYDNKVIAVDCIPFISDGISLSPAGEKIGKEIIKRFKTLSEEL; encoded by the coding sequence GTGAAACAGACGATTTTTCTGAGTTTTTGCGTATTCTATCTACTGGCCTGCTGTAGCGCCTACAAGCAAGATGATGCGGATTTTGCGACGGTAAACGATGTGCCGATACCACAAGAGATTGCAAAATGGGTAATGGCAGAAGAAGCCTATCAGGGAGAGATTCCGGACGAAAAAGGGCTCTGGAAACCCATACGTGAGATACTTTATGCAGTCCCTGTCTCTTTTACAGAAGGAATCACTGCCAATTTTACAGAGGAAGAAGCCTGGAAGCTGGCAATTCCGATTGAGGAACTCACAGCCCCATACGTTGCAGCACGGGTAGAGGGGAAACTGCCGGGAGAAGAAGATTATAAGTTAAAAAAATTGCTATGGATAGGACTTAAGAGAAATAAGGAGGAGTATAACCCTATTGCAGAGAAATGGTTTAAGAAACTGGGGTTTGAAACACTCAGGGTTGTATGGCTGGGGTTTACAGGCGATATAAGCCCTAGTGGAGAGATGGGCAGACTTTTTGATAGTGACGGAGGGATAACAAAGGTGCTGGATGGACTTGCATATTCTCTTGCAGAATTTGACTTTCTAGCTGGAAACTTGGAGGGAGCGGTTACACAGAGCAAAAAGGCTTATCCAAAAAAATATACATTTTCTGTATCAGAAGAAACCTTATCAGGATTGTCAGCCCTTGGTTTTGACTGGCTTAGCATTTCCAACAATCATAGCTGGGATTTTTATGCAGAAGGTTTTATAGAAACACTTGAGGCCCTAAGAAAATATGCTATAGACACCTCAGGTGCTGGGAAAAATATAAAAGACGCAAAAAGGTGGGCAGAATATACGCTGGGAAACAGCAAAATAAGGATAATAGGGGTCAGTGCCTACCTCAGGGAAAATAGCGGTTTTGACGGAAAAACTCTGACAATGGCAGGAGAGAGCAAGGCAGGAGTGATCTGGACAGACAGCGAAGCGATTGAAGATGCCATATCCCCACGAGAAGGACTGGATATTGTCTTTATACATGGCGGATTAGAATACACTGATAAGCCTCGTTCTGACTGGGTCAAGCTTTACAGGAGCATTATAGACAGGGGAGCGGATATTGTTATTGCTTCTCACCCGCATGTGATACAAGGTGCAGAAGCCTACAACGGAGGATACATTTTTTACTCCCTAGGCAACTTTCTTTTCCCTGACGATGTAGATGATATAAGAGCCTTTATGGGATTTATTCTTAAGCTTGGTATATATGACAATAAAGTCATAGCAGTAGATTGCATACCATTTATTAGTGACGGAATAAGCTTAAGTCCTGCTGGAGAAAAAATCGGTAAAGAAATCATAAAGAGATTTAAAACTTTATCAGAAGAATTATAA
- a CDS encoding ATP-dependent Clp protease ATP-binding subunit, which yields MFRDLTQRAQKVLTILAQDEAKRYHSDELEPEHVLLAIIREGSGKAYRALKKLRINPEELQIFIEKNMTKKREGGFILGDVPLSQRTRRVLEYAAEEARKMEDEYIGTEHILISCVREKGSITINFFAHAGVDLESIREAVSELKASESVYNGGWGEKSQEDSKKAAFSGAGAYRKNTPLLDEFSRDLSMLASQNKLDPVIGRERELRRIIQVLARRTKNNPVLIGEPGVGKTAIVEALAQRIVRGEVPEILEKKRILVLDLAALVAGTKYRGEFEERLKRVMKEITAVKNVILFIDELHTIIGAGGAEGAIDASNMLKPALSRGEVQCIGATTIDEYRKYIEKDAALERRFQPVYVKEPSVDESIRILEGIKSRYEDFHNVTYTKKALEAAAILSSRYITDRHLPDKAIDLLDEAGSRTHVQTLNRPKEIEEIDKRIDELTSEKIMLVNTQNYERAAAIRDQINQLKKEQERLRTAWKMEIKKTQNIVDQEDVQEVVSDITGIPLVRIAQTESEKLLHIEEELHRKVVSQDTAIKVIASAIRRARTGLSSPNRPMGSFVFLGPTGVGKTLLAKTLAEYLFGDTSALIRLDMSDFMEKHNVSRLVGAPPGYVGYEEGGVLTEKVRHRPYSVILFDEIEKAHPDVFNILLQILEEGELQDNLGHKVSFRNTVLIMTSNVGAREITRESAVGFQTQEGIIDFKDIQSSALNELRKLFRPEFLNRIDETVVFKSLSRDDLANILKILLEEVFSRVREQGMDIDISKKARDFLLDKGYDPKYGARPLRRTIQRELEDPLSLEILKRRFAPGSKIFVSTRGEKLIFSDKAKEEKKPELSANRVG from the coding sequence ATGTTTAGAGACCTTACGCAGAGAGCACAGAAAGTACTTACGATTCTTGCCCAGGACGAAGCAAAGAGATATCACTCAGATGAGCTGGAACCGGAGCATGTTCTTCTCGCAATAATAAGAGAAGGAAGCGGTAAGGCCTATAGGGCTCTAAAGAAACTCAGAATTAATCCAGAAGAGTTGCAGATCTTTATAGAAAAAAATATGACAAAGAAGAGAGAGGGCGGTTTTATTCTAGGAGATGTACCTCTTTCGCAGAGGACTAGACGTGTTTTGGAATATGCTGCGGAAGAAGCCAGAAAAATGGAAGACGAGTATATAGGAACAGAGCATATACTAATATCTTGTGTAAGAGAAAAAGGCTCCATTACAATAAACTTTTTTGCCCATGCAGGTGTGGACCTGGAATCTATACGAGAAGCTGTTTCAGAGCTTAAAGCTTCGGAGAGTGTGTATAACGGAGGATGGGGAGAAAAAAGCCAGGAAGATAGCAAAAAGGCTGCTTTTTCTGGAGCTGGAGCTTACAGAAAGAACACTCCTCTTCTTGATGAGTTTTCCCGTGATTTGAGCATGCTTGCTTCTCAAAATAAGCTTGACCCTGTGATAGGCCGCGAGCGAGAACTCAGGAGAATTATACAGGTTCTTGCCAGAAGAACAAAAAATAATCCTGTGCTTATAGGAGAACCCGGAGTAGGAAAAACAGCCATAGTAGAAGCTCTGGCACAGAGGATAGTACGCGGAGAAGTACCGGAAATACTCGAAAAAAAGAGAATACTTGTTCTTGATTTGGCTGCTCTTGTCGCAGGGACAAAGTATCGCGGAGAGTTTGAAGAACGTTTAAAAAGGGTGATGAAGGAAATAACTGCTGTAAAGAATGTAATATTATTTATAGATGAGCTTCACACGATAATAGGTGCAGGTGGAGCAGAGGGTGCTATTGATGCTTCCAACATGTTAAAACCGGCGCTTTCCAGAGGTGAAGTGCAATGTATAGGCGCTACAACTATAGATGAGTACAGAAAGTATATAGAAAAGGATGCAGCTCTGGAAAGGCGTTTTCAGCCTGTGTATGTCAAGGAGCCTTCTGTAGATGAGAGTATACGTATACTGGAAGGAATAAAATCAAGGTATGAAGACTTTCATAATGTGACATATACAAAAAAGGCGCTTGAAGCTGCAGCAATATTGTCATCCAGATACATAACAGATAGACATCTTCCGGATAAGGCTATAGACCTTCTGGATGAAGCTGGCTCTAGAACACATGTACAGACTCTCAATAGGCCCAAAGAAATAGAGGAGATAGATAAACGTATTGATGAGCTTACTTCTGAGAAAATAATGCTTGTAAATACTCAAAACTACGAAAGAGCTGCTGCAATAAGAGATCAGATAAACCAACTCAAGAAAGAGCAGGAAAGACTGAGAACTGCCTGGAAGATGGAGATAAAGAAAACTCAGAATATTGTTGACCAGGAAGATGTGCAGGAGGTTGTATCTGATATTACGGGAATACCTCTTGTGAGAATAGCTCAGACAGAATCCGAGAAGCTGTTACACATAGAAGAGGAATTGCACAGGAAAGTTGTAAGTCAGGACACGGCTATAAAGGTTATAGCATCTGCAATAAGAAGAGCGCGTACTGGACTTAGTTCTCCCAACAGACCTATGGGGTCCTTTGTCTTTTTGGGGCCTACGGGAGTGGGTAAGACTCTCCTTGCAAAGACCCTTGCAGAATACCTTTTTGGCGATACCTCTGCTCTTATAAGGTTGGATATGTCCGACTTTATGGAAAAACATAATGTTTCCAGACTTGTAGGTGCACCTCCAGGATATGTTGGTTATGAAGAAGGTGGTGTGCTTACAGAGAAGGTAAGACACAGGCCGTACTCTGTTATTCTTTTTGACGAGATAGAAAAAGCTCATCCTGATGTGTTTAATATACTTCTTCAGATACTGGAAGAAGGAGAGCTGCAGGATAATCTGGGACATAAGGTGTCTTTCCGCAATACTGTGCTTATTATGACATCCAATGTTGGAGCAAGAGAGATTACGAGGGAATCTGCCGTAGGGTTTCAGACTCAGGAAGGTATAATAGATTTTAAAGACATACAGTCATCTGCTCTAAATGAGCTTAGAAAACTCTTCCGTCCTGAGTTTCTTAACAGAATTGATGAGACTGTTGTGTTTAAGAGTCTTAGCAGAGATGATCTTGCAAACATACTAAAAATTCTTCTGGAAGAGGTTTTTTCTCGTGTGCGTGAGCAGGGAATGGATATAGATATAAGTAAAAAGGCACGTGATTTTCTCTTGGATAAGGGCTATGATCCTAAGTATGGAGCGCGCCCTCTTAGAAGGACCATACAGAGAGAGCTTGAAGACCCGCTTTCTCTTGAGATTTTAAAGAGGCGTTTTGCTCCGGGGTCAAAAATATTTGTCAGTACTAGAGGAGAAAAACTGATATTTTCCGATAAGGCAAAAGAAGAAAAAAAACCAGAGTTATCTGCCAATAGAGTAGGCTGA
- a CDS encoding UvrB/UvrC motif-containing protein encodes MACSICGESEVVIRIQQIVDGNIKEIELCAQCAESFEIENFGGEINFSMDEFFQAFLTEEGFDDIFDEEAMSVDDSDIEYEGLYCPTCGMPYEEFSARYRAGCPDCYYAFRSEILKYFQEGYRYKGNVPPRFAGFKTALIDRVRLKHSLEHALMSEDYEKAARIRDRLKQIEEESSGQD; translated from the coding sequence ATGGCATGTAGTATTTGTGGCGAATCGGAAGTTGTTATAAGGATTCAACAGATTGTGGATGGTAACATCAAAGAGATAGAGCTATGTGCTCAGTGTGCTGAGAGTTTTGAGATCGAGAATTTTGGAGGTGAGATCAATTTTAGTATGGATGAATTTTTTCAGGCCTTTTTAACAGAAGAAGGTTTTGATGATATTTTTGATGAGGAAGCTATGTCTGTGGATGACTCGGATATAGAGTATGAGGGGCTTTATTGCCCTACCTGCGGTATGCCGTATGAAGAGTTCTCTGCTAGATATCGTGCAGGTTGTCCCGATTGTTATTATGCCTTTAGAAGTGAGATATTAAAGTACTTCCAAGAAGGATATAGATATAAGGGCAATGTACCTCCTCGTTTTGCCGGTTTTAAGACTGCTCTTATAGACAGAGTCAGGTTAAAGCATAGTCTTGAGCATGCTCTCATGTCGGAAGATTACGAGAAGGCTGCAAGAATACGAGATCGCTTAAAACAGATAGAAGAAGAATCATCTGGTCAGGACTGA
- a CDS encoding ABC transporter permease translates to MREVLFLAWKNLFNAGKLAGRVRSSIIAIAIGIIPFVVVFYISDGMINGLTGKLIETTTYHMQAISFSDSADMESAAKRLSDTGFFAFPEIDGVGLVLSENGRTGVTVKGIPNDVYKNDKGLQDAIRIESGTFELVGNNAVIGVEVARQLGLTTGDNLKLLTTRKFGKNKLLPRISIFRVVGVISTGYQDVDKLWIYVPYEKAVRLFDKDSSRQIVGIKTDDPFYITQRVKDNVSKLLGRGWFVLTWKELGKAQFISFSTSRAILLFIMAFLAIIAALSISSSLAMLVIERAEEISMLKVMGTHPADISKAYFLSGIFIGVAGAGIGLLIGLFISININNIFVMIQKLINFFSTLFFVLQGREVRLSNFFSSDFYLDYIPVNIDYTSVFVILLSGFMLSFLSSYFPAKKVMVLKPVEILRRE, encoded by the coding sequence ATGAGAGAAGTTCTTTTTCTTGCCTGGAAAAACCTCTTTAATGCCGGTAAGCTTGCTGGAAGAGTAAGGTCTTCTATTATCGCAATTGCTATAGGTATTATCCCTTTTGTTGTAGTTTTTTATATTTCCGACGGGATGATAAACGGATTAACAGGAAAATTGATTGAGACTACAACTTATCACATGCAGGCTATTTCTTTTTCCGATTCTGCTGATATGGAATCTGCTGCAAAAAGGTTGTCCGATACTGGTTTTTTTGCTTTTCCTGAGATTGACGGGGTAGGATTGGTTTTATCGGAAAACGGGAGAACTGGTGTTACAGTAAAGGGCATACCAAATGATGTTTATAAAAACGATAAGGGGTTGCAAGATGCTATAAGGATAGAATCCGGTACTTTTGAGCTTGTTGGCAATAATGCGGTGATAGGTGTTGAGGTAGCACGTCAGTTGGGATTAACAACAGGAGACAATCTTAAGCTGCTTACTACTAGAAAGTTTGGAAAAAATAAGCTTCTTCCTAGAATAAGTATTTTTAGAGTAGTTGGTGTGATTTCTACCGGATATCAGGATGTTGATAAGCTTTGGATATATGTTCCGTATGAAAAAGCTGTAAGGCTTTTTGACAAAGATTCTTCCAGACAAATAGTGGGTATAAAAACTGATGATCCTTTTTACATAACGCAAAGAGTAAAGGATAATGTATCAAAGCTTCTTGGCAGAGGATGGTTTGTCTTGACATGGAAAGAATTGGGAAAGGCTCAATTTATATCCTTTTCTACAAGCCGGGCAATATTGCTCTTTATAATGGCTTTTCTTGCTATTATTGCTGCACTAAGCATATCTTCTTCTCTTGCAATGCTGGTTATTGAACGAGCGGAAGAAATCTCAATGTTAAAGGTTATGGGTACTCATCCGGCTGATATTTCCAAAGCTTATTTTTTATCAGGTATATTTATAGGTGTAGCTGGGGCTGGTATAGGGCTTCTCATAGGCCTTTTTATATCCATAAATATAAACAATATATTTGTAATGATACAGAAACTTATAAATTTTTTCTCGACTTTATTTTTTGTTTTACAGGGAAGGGAAGTTAGATTATCCAATTTTTTCTCATCCGATTTTTATCTGGATTATATTCCTGTAAATATTGACTATACAAGTGTTTTTGTTATTTTATTATCCGGCTTTATGTTATCTTTTTTATCTTCTTATTTTCCTGCAAAAAAAGTCATGGTATTAAAGCCAGTTGAAATTTTACGAAGGGAATAA
- a CDS encoding ABC transporter ATP-binding protein, translating into MNNSIVANDIVKEYSSGGTIIRILDSISVSMESGRVYVITGESGSGKSTLLHIIGGLDKPDSGRVEISGQDISNLSEEELTEFRRNHLGFVFQMHYLLRECTSLENVFLPAYMSGISKKDSEDRARYLIEKVGLSDRMTHYPHQLSGGERQRIAIARALVNNPSIILADEPTGNLDERTSRTVEDIFFSLVRDEGVTLVMVTHDMSLANRADCHFHLENGRLKQL; encoded by the coding sequence ATGAATAATTCTATTGTTGCAAATGATATTGTCAAAGAGTATTCCTCTGGCGGAACTATAATAAGAATTCTTGATAGTATCTCTGTATCCATGGAGAGTGGCAGGGTCTATGTTATAACAGGAGAAAGCGGCTCCGGTAAGAGTACTCTTCTTCATATAATAGGGGGACTTGATAAACCGGATAGCGGTCGGGTAGAAATCTCTGGACAGGATATATCAAACTTATCAGAGGAGGAGCTTACAGAATTCAGAAGAAATCATCTTGGATTTGTCTTTCAAATGCATTATCTTCTTAGAGAATGCACAAGTCTTGAAAATGTTTTTCTACCGGCCTATATGTCAGGAATATCAAAAAAAGACTCAGAAGATAGGGCAAGATATCTGATAGAAAAGGTGGGACTCTCTGATAGAATGACACATTATCCACATCAGCTGTCTGGAGGAGAAAGACAAAGAATAGCAATAGCAAGAGCACTTGTTAACAACCCTTCTATAATACTTGCGGACGAACCCACTGGTAATCTGGATGAAAGAACATCAAGAACAGTTGAAGATATTTTCTTTTCTCTTGTAAGAGATGAGGGAGTAACTCTTGTTATGGTTACTCATGATATGAGTCTTGCAAATAGAGCGGATTGTCATTTTCATCTTGAAAATGGAAGGCTTAAGCAATTATGA
- a CDS encoding ABC transporter permease — protein MNKIKSLSHRWRWIFLLSGIYISRGQRKKTRFSSLLSWLGIAVSVATLVAVLAVMNGFQGLTIDPIIEVSSFHIRVYDDIDEDIVREIVPHSSIFPVVETRLLVGEETGDVLFAEVRGLPDNIMEIDKGFATQLEINDGKFALDGNSVVVGKELAFSMGLLPGDEITFITMVPNKIGIISPVSSSYRIAGLFRTGNYAIDNSFVFMSIDNALNLSDAEEVFTAIKLIDSSYSEHYADLLRRKGYDAHSFSDYNRALFSALRMEKTFLVLLVGFIFLVIGLNLIHSFRRSIFERRGELALLMAIGARERDVRFVFLLEGLIIGVLGSFVGVLWGYFLSLNMGVIFELVELSVNTVFEFFNWIAEITGGNRVFSKVSIFSPTSFYISGIPYKVKTLEVFFVVLYASFVSGYAAFSASNIMKKNTVTEVLRNE, from the coding sequence TTGAATAAGATAAAGAGCTTATCTCATAGATGGCGGTGGATATTTCTTCTTTCTGGGATATATATTTCCAGAGGACAGAGAAAGAAAACTCGCTTTTCTTCTCTACTATCTTGGTTGGGAATTGCTGTCAGTGTTGCTACTCTTGTTGCAGTACTAGCAGTAATGAATGGTTTCCAAGGGCTTACCATAGACCCTATTATAGAAGTTTCTTCTTTTCATATACGGGTATATGATGATATTGACGAAGATATTGTAAGAGAGATTGTACCGCATTCTTCTATATTTCCTGTTGTGGAAACTCGATTATTAGTGGGAGAGGAAACAGGGGATGTTCTTTTTGCAGAAGTGAGAGGACTGCCTGATAATATTATGGAGATTGATAAGGGTTTTGCTACTCAACTGGAGATCAATGATGGAAAGTTTGCTCTGGATGGGAATTCTGTAGTAGTAGGAAAAGAACTTGCTTTCTCTATGGGGCTTTTGCCTGGAGATGAGATTACATTTATAACTATGGTTCCTAATAAAATAGGTATAATAAGTCCGGTTTCTTCTTCTTACCGGATTGCTGGACTGTTTAGGACAGGGAATTATGCAATAGACAATTCTTTTGTTTTTATGTCTATTGATAATGCACTTAATCTTTCTGATGCAGAAGAGGTTTTTACGGCAATAAAGCTTATTGACTCCTCATACTCAGAACATTATGCTGACTTATTAAGAAGAAAGGGATACGATGCTCATTCTTTTTCTGATTATAACAGAGCACTTTTTTCCGCTCTAAGAATGGAAAAAACATTCTTGGTCCTGCTAGTAGGATTCATTTTTCTTGTCATAGGCTTGAATCTTATTCATAGTTTTAGGCGTTCTATTTTTGAGAGAAGGGGAGAACTTGCACTCCTTATGGCTATAGGTGCAAGAGAAAGGGATGTACGGTTTGTTTTTCTGCTAGAAGGTTTGATTATAGGTGTTTTGGGCTCATTTGTAGGAGTTTTATGGGGTTATTTTCTCTCTTTGAATATGGGGGTTATCTTTGAGCTTGTCGAGTTGTCTGTCAACACTGTTTTTGAGTTTTTTAATTGGATTGCAGAGATTACCGGAGGAAACAGAGTGTTTTCCAAAGTAAGTATTTTTTCTCCGACTTCATTTTATATTTCTGGAATTCCGTATAAGGTCAAAACCTTGGAGGTTTTTTTTGTTGTTCTTTATGCCAGCTTTGTTTCCGGATATGCTGCTTTTTCTGCATCGAATATTATGAAAAAAAACACAGTTACAGAGGTCCTTAGAAATGAATAA
- the ftsY gene encoding signal recognition particle-docking protein FtsY has protein sequence MAWFGDKLKGLFGRGKFDEDFWESLEDLLIEADLGAETSFELIDELRKRSKKEKPLNQQDVIRLLGATILSYIKTYELNIKEDDFSIFLFLGVNGAGKTTSIARFARYLQKEKKRNDIVFAAGDTFRAGAIEQIKIHGERLGLRVVAQKSGADPAAVIFDAIESALSRGEKIVCADTAGRFHNRTSLMEELSKIDRIIRKKATDARYIKFLVIDATTGQNAFRQAEAFNQDIGVDAIILTKFDASAKGGILVPICRKLDIPVAFIGTGEKLDDFLPFDSNYYISGLVGE, from the coding sequence ATGGCCTGGTTTGGTGATAAATTAAAAGGACTCTTTGGCAGAGGTAAATTTGATGAGGATTTTTGGGAATCTCTTGAAGATTTACTAATAGAAGCTGATCTGGGTGCTGAGACTTCTTTTGAGCTGATAGATGAGCTTAGAAAAAGAAGTAAAAAGGAAAAACCGCTTAATCAGCAAGATGTAATAAGACTTCTAGGTGCTACGATTTTATCATATATAAAAACATATGAGCTCAATATTAAAGAGGACGATTTTTCGATATTTTTGTTTCTGGGAGTGAACGGTGCGGGTAAAACAACCAGCATAGCAAGGTTTGCCAGGTATCTTCAAAAGGAAAAAAAGAGGAATGACATTGTTTTTGCTGCCGGAGATACTTTTAGAGCCGGGGCTATAGAGCAGATTAAGATACATGGGGAACGACTTGGACTCAGGGTTGTTGCACAAAAAAGTGGAGCGGATCCTGCTGCTGTTATATTTGATGCGATAGAGAGCGCTTTAAGCCGAGGGGAGAAAATCGTATGTGCAGATACGGCAGGAAGATTTCATAACCGTACTTCTCTTATGGAAGAGCTCTCCAAGATAGATAGAATAATCAGGAAAAAAGCCACAGATGCAAGATATATAAAGTTTCTGGTTATAGATGCAACAACAGGACAGAATGCATTTAGACAGGCCGAAGCTTTTAATCAGGATATAGGAGTTGATGCCATAATCCTTACCAAGTTTGATGCTTCTGCCAAGGGTGGAATACTTGTTCCAATATGCAGAAAACTCGATATTCCAGTGGCTTTTATAGGTACTGGAGAAAAGCTTGATGACTTTCTGCCTTTTGACAGCAATTATTATATCTCAGGTCTGGTAGGAGAGTAA
- a CDS encoding PEGA domain-containing protein, whose protein sequence is MKKFFYVLIIFCFSFFLFCEEIPVPKEWKFAATPFTAKNDSAVSISASFPLLVMEKLSDIGVHILSKEEIKAYNEYQRKEIINKLSDSLNAKLAERDELLFSSDFFSRWNDRVKKNREIEEIRKKITDVDLLQDVNLDKVNMVLYKDNDSLPFLDTSSGIRKAMENNGVVFLISGQITVDEQYAVIDVSLYHFYLDSYIFSKRYAKKLEELDYLADDVAYDIASVFLGAVPASIRIKTDKNTAIYIDDKAVGIGEAYLYFLIPGQHRLALEARNKKRLVRDVVLKEGENTDIELIIEDESRRTIRIVSNPEAASVFVDGIFYGKTPCNVDVYSSSVIELRKDGYSSIYLSAANLGDKIDISFANPNIDWQKRVIEKRNKFYTSFGLFFLSLPVTVISYGLWEDSYTAYHAANQSLASNADDYYSKMNYAAGAYYGGLFLNTAFFVMTVYNLNDYLKSLDKL, encoded by the coding sequence ATGAAAAAGTTTTTTTATGTACTTATTATTTTCTGCTTCTCTTTTTTTCTTTTTTGTGAGGAAATACCTGTACCAAAAGAATGGAAATTTGCTGCCACTCCATTTACGGCAAAAAATGATTCTGCTGTGAGCATATCGGCATCTTTCCCTTTGCTTGTTATGGAAAAACTTTCTGATATTGGCGTGCATATTCTTTCTAAAGAAGAAATCAAGGCCTATAACGAGTATCAAAGAAAAGAGATAATAAACAAGCTTTCCGACAGTCTCAATGCCAAGCTTGCAGAAAGGGATGAGCTTCTTTTTTCTTCTGATTTTTTTTCGCGCTGGAACGATAGAGTAAAGAAAAACAGAGAGATAGAAGAGATAAGAAAAAAAATAACAGATGTTGATTTATTGCAGGATGTTAACCTAGATAAGGTAAATATGGTTTTATATAAAGATAACGATTCTCTGCCTTTTCTGGATACTTCTTCTGGCATAAGAAAAGCTATGGAAAATAACGGTGTGGTCTTCTTAATCTCCGGTCAAATTACGGTTGATGAGCAATATGCTGTCATAGATGTAAGCCTATACCATTTTTACCTTGATTCCTATATTTTTTCTAAAAGGTATGCAAAAAAACTGGAGGAGCTTGATTATCTTGCGGATGATGTTGCTTATGATATTGCTTCTGTGTTTTTGGGAGCTGTTCCCGCATCAATAAGAATAAAAACTGACAAAAACACTGCAATCTATATTGATGATAAGGCTGTGGGGATAGGAGAAGCTTATCTTTATTTTCTTATCCCCGGTCAACACAGGCTTGCTCTTGAGGCAAGAAACAAAAAAAGGCTTGTGAGAGATGTAGTTCTAAAGGAAGGGGAGAATACGGACATTGAGCTTATTATAGAGGATGAGAGCCGGAGAACGATACGCATTGTAAGCAATCCGGAAGCTGCCTCTGTATTTGTTGATGGTATTTTCTATGGTAAAACGCCATGTAATGTGGATGTATATTCTTCTTCTGTAATAGAGCTTAGGAAAGACGGTTATAGCAGTATATATTTATCTGCAGCAAATCTTGGTGATAAAATTGATATCTCTTTTGCCAATCCCAATATAGATTGGCAAAAAAGGGTTATAGAAAAAAGAAATAAGTTTTACACGTCCTTTGGCCTTTTTTTCTTATCGCTTCCTGTTACTGTTATTAGCTATGGATTATGGGAGGACTCCTATACGGCCTATCATGCTGCAAATCAATCCCTTGCTTCCAATGCTGATGATTATTACTCCAAAATGAATTATGCAGCAGGAGCGTATTATGGAGGGCTCTTTCTAAATACGGCTTTTTTTGTTATGACTGTCTATAATCTTAATGATTATTTAAAATCGCTTGATAAGCTATGA
- a CDS encoding response regulator — protein MQKRIAVADDLAFMRLILRQIVEKEGHIVVGEASNGLEAVSLCRKTLPDLLFLDIAMPVIDGLRALERIRTLCPSVSVIMCSGLGEQDLIVRAIQLGARDFVTKPFREERIVSAMRKALCY, from the coding sequence ATGCAGAAAAGAATAGCTGTAGCAGATGACCTTGCTTTTATGAGGCTGATTCTCCGACAGATAGTAGAGAAAGAGGGGCATATTGTTGTCGGGGAGGCATCCAACGGACTTGAGGCAGTGTCTTTATGCAGAAAGACACTGCCGGATCTTCTTTTTCTTGATATTGCAATGCCTGTTATAGATGGGCTAAGAGCGCTTGAGCGGATAAGAACTCTCTGTCCCTCCGTATCCGTTATCATGTGTTCTGGGCTTGGAGAGCAGGACCTTATTGTAAGAGCTATACAGTTGGGTGCAAGGGATTTTGTTACCAAGCCCTTTAGGGAAGAAAGGATAGTTTCTGCTATGAGAAAAGCTCTGTGCTATTGA